A genomic window from Flavobacterium phycosphaerae includes:
- a CDS encoding fasciclin domain-containing protein, whose amino-acid sequence MKNLMKKITLVAIAFLAFSCAKPEDEKTVKSVSIAEIATVTPELSSFVEALDLTGLTATFENEGNNTVFVPNNDAFANMLSSMGYGSFEDMEADKPGLLANILKYHVLPNSRVLSTDLTDGATATTLLGETITVNIDVDTTTNTDNISITDQNDLTGNDSNIIARDIKCSNGTIHLIDNVLLPAPPAD is encoded by the coding sequence ATGAAAAATTTAATGAAAAAAATTACCCTTGTAGCAATAGCTTTTCTAGCTTTTTCGTGTGCTAAACCAGAGGATGAAAAAACAGTAAAATCAGTTTCTATCGCTGAAATAGCTACAGTAACTCCAGAATTAAGCAGTTTTGTTGAAGCTTTAGACTTAACAGGTTTAACAGCAACTTTTGAAAACGAAGGAAACAATACCGTTTTTGTACCTAACAATGATGCTTTTGCAAACATGTTAAGCAGTATGGGATATGGCTCTTTTGAAGATATGGAAGCTGACAAACCAGGATTATTAGCTAACATTTTAAAATACCATGTTCTTCCAAATTCAAGAGTTTTATCAACAGATTTAACTGATGGGGCTACTGCAACAACTTTATTGGGAGAAACTATAACTGTTAACATTGATGTTGACACTACTACAAACACTGATAACATTTCAATTACAGACCAAAATGACCTTACCGGAAATGATTCAAATATCATCGCAAGAGACATCAAATGTTCAAACGGTACGATTCACTTAATTGACAATGTTTTATTACCTGCTCCACCAGCAGACTAA
- a CDS encoding S8 family serine peptidase has protein sequence MKKIFFIAFLFTSLLSFSQEDAWVYFTDKPNAQFYFDNPLEMLSQRALDRRANQNIELDNKDVPLHQPYVDAVIAVDGIVVKAKSKWFNALHVRGSIANIQSLTDLAFVDHIQFADKSLNGTNRMANSKKKVLGKVNKNLDVNTTFAYGNSANQIQMLNAHLLHQQNFTGAGKIIAVLDAGFPNVDTATPFQRLHDNNLILGGYNFVDGDTNFYSRGAHGTMVLSTMGGYVPNQLVGTAPDAQYYLFITEDTAAENPVEESYWVEAAELADSLGVDVITTSLGYFQYDDPSYSYTYEDMNGNTSFISKGADIAFSRGMICVVSAGNSGAGPNPNIAVPADALNVLTVGAVKSDRTYAAFSSIGPSFDGRIKPDVMAQGESAVLSNMSGTIATGSGTSFSCPILAGAIASFWQAVPWATNAQITDFVKQSADGFSFPTYQYGYGIPDFQLALDTALSVTDTAKGQFLVYPNPAYDKLFVSFPADSDQANVSFYNALGQLVLQKSIEYSNAAISLEALTSGIYFYKIKCNSLVQSGKIIKN, from the coding sequence ATGAAAAAAATATTCTTTATTGCATTTCTATTTACAAGTTTACTGAGTTTTTCTCAAGAAGATGCTTGGGTTTATTTTACGGATAAACCTAATGCACAATTTTATTTCGACAATCCTTTAGAAATGCTTTCCCAAAGAGCTTTAGACAGAAGAGCAAATCAAAATATTGAACTGGATAATAAAGATGTTCCGCTTCATCAACCCTATGTTGATGCTGTAATCGCAGTTGACGGAATTGTGGTAAAAGCCAAATCCAAATGGTTTAATGCGCTTCACGTAAGGGGAAGTATTGCCAATATTCAAAGTTTAACCGATTTAGCTTTTGTAGATCATATTCAATTTGCAGATAAAAGTTTGAATGGTACTAATAGGATGGCAAATAGCAAGAAAAAAGTACTCGGTAAAGTGAACAAGAATTTGGATGTGAATACCACTTTTGCTTATGGGAATTCCGCAAACCAAATTCAAATGCTTAATGCTCATTTGTTACACCAACAAAATTTTACGGGTGCCGGAAAAATAATAGCTGTCTTAGATGCGGGTTTTCCCAATGTAGATACAGCAACTCCTTTTCAACGATTGCATGATAATAATCTGATTTTGGGTGGATACAATTTTGTGGATGGCGATACCAATTTTTACAGCAGAGGCGCTCATGGTACAATGGTGCTTTCGACTATGGGTGGTTATGTGCCAAATCAATTGGTAGGTACCGCACCGGATGCGCAATACTATTTGTTTATAACCGAAGACACGGCGGCCGAAAATCCGGTAGAAGAAAGTTATTGGGTAGAAGCAGCTGAACTTGCTGATAGCCTCGGTGTGGACGTGATTACAACTTCGCTCGGCTATTTTCAATACGATGACCCAAGTTATAGCTATACTTATGAAGATATGAATGGCAATACTTCCTTTATTTCAAAAGGAGCTGATATTGCTTTTAGTCGCGGAATGATATGTGTAGTAAGTGCCGGAAATTCTGGAGCCGGACCTAACCCTAATATTGCAGTTCCGGCGGATGCTTTAAATGTACTGACGGTAGGAGCAGTAAAATCAGATCGAACTTATGCAGCTTTCAGTTCTATAGGGCCGTCATTTGATGGGCGAATTAAACCTGATGTTATGGCGCAAGGCGAAAGTGCTGTTTTATCCAATATGTCAGGAACAATAGCAACGGGTAGCGGCACCTCATTTTCCTGTCCGATATTGGCCGGAGCTATAGCCAGTTTTTGGCAAGCTGTTCCTTGGGCAACTAATGCACAGATAACCGATTTTGTCAAACAATCTGCTGATGGTTTTTCCTTTCCTACATATCAATATGGTTACGGTATACCCGATTTTCAGTTGGCATTAGATACAGCGCTTTCGGTAACCGATACTGCTAAAGGACAATTTTTGGTTTACCCAAATCCGGCGTATGATAAACTCTTTGTATCGTTTCCGGCTGATTCAGATCAGGCTAATGTTAGTTTTTATAACGCTTTGGGACAATTGGTTCTTCAAAAAAGTATCGAATATTCAAATGCAGCGATTTCATTAGAAGCTTTAACTTCAGGAATTTATTTCTATAAAATAAAATGCAATTCGTTAGTACAATCCGGTAAAATCATTAAAAATTAA
- a CDS encoding toxin-antitoxin system YwqK family antitoxin has translation MKYILIFLFINSVSFAQDFNKLDENGNKHGVWKGIYEESKRPRYEGTFDHGKEVGIFKFFDDTKAGTVIATREFNTQNNSCYTTFFNQKSNKVSEGKVVNKQFEGEWKYYHEDSPEIMTLEKYTNGKLDGVRKVFYKSGKIAEETVYKNGIKDGPYKSYAENGVLLEETTYVNGQYEGLAIFRTTDNKIAGKGLFKNGKKVGMWKILEKNKLKDVNMNKQGKKFQKRVKPLEE, from the coding sequence ATGAAGTATATCCTGATTTTCTTATTCATCAACAGTGTTTCCTTTGCCCAGGATTTTAATAAACTAGACGAAAACGGCAATAAGCATGGTGTCTGGAAAGGTATTTATGAAGAATCGAAACGACCTCGATATGAAGGCACATTTGACCATGGAAAAGAAGTTGGAATATTCAAGTTCTTTGATGATACTAAAGCCGGAACAGTCATTGCTACCCGTGAATTTAATACCCAAAATAATTCGTGTTATACCACTTTTTTTAACCAAAAAAGTAATAAAGTAAGTGAAGGAAAAGTAGTAAATAAGCAATTCGAAGGAGAATGGAAATATTACCACGAAGATTCTCCCGAAATCATGACTCTTGAAAAATACACCAATGGAAAATTAGATGGAGTCAGAAAAGTTTTTTACAAAAGCGGCAAAATTGCAGAAGAGACTGTTTATAAAAACGGCATCAAAGACGGACCTTATAAAAGTTATGCTGAGAATGGAGTCTTATTGGAAGAAACTACCTATGTTAATGGGCAATATGAAGGCTTGGCCATTTTTAGAACTACAGACAATAAGATTGCCGGCAAAGGACTTTTTAAAAACGGAAAAAAAGTAGGCATGTGGAAAATTCTTGAAAAGAATAAACTCAAAGATGTCAACATGAACAAGCAAGGCAAGAAATTCCAAAAAAGAGTTAAACCGCTAGAAGAATAA
- a CDS encoding NAD(P)H-dependent flavin oxidoreductase, producing the protein MNKITQLFNIQYPIIQGGMIWNSGYKLASAVSNAGGLGLIGAGSMYPDVLREHIQKCKKATDKPFGVNVPLLYPNIEEIIQIIIEEGVKIVFTSAGNPKTWTAHLKEHGITVVHVVSSSKFALKAQEAGVDAVVAEGFEAGGHNGREETTTLTLIPMVRENIAIPLIAAGGIATGRGMLATMILGADGVQMGSRFAASVESSAHEDFKKTIIELKEGDTQLTLKELAPVRLIKNKFYNDIQELYAQCPTPEDLKILLGRARAKRGMFEGDLVEGELEIGQIAGLIHQIKPVNSIIDEIIAEFKLASKELQQLPF; encoded by the coding sequence ATGAATAAAATCACTCAACTTTTCAATATACAATATCCAATCATTCAAGGAGGGATGATTTGGAATAGCGGTTATAAATTAGCCAGTGCAGTCAGCAATGCAGGAGGATTAGGTTTGATAGGAGCCGGCTCTATGTATCCTGATGTGCTTCGGGAGCACATTCAAAAATGTAAAAAAGCTACAGACAAACCCTTTGGGGTCAATGTACCCTTGTTGTATCCTAATATTGAAGAAATTATTCAAATTATAATTGAAGAAGGAGTGAAAATTGTCTTCACTTCCGCAGGCAATCCAAAAACATGGACAGCACATTTAAAAGAACATGGTATCACGGTTGTGCATGTAGTAAGCAGTTCGAAATTTGCGCTAAAAGCTCAGGAAGCAGGAGTAGATGCTGTGGTTGCAGAAGGATTTGAAGCCGGCGGACACAACGGAAGAGAAGAAACTACAACACTCACTTTGATTCCGATGGTAAGAGAAAATATTGCTATCCCTTTAATTGCAGCTGGAGGAATTGCTACCGGGCGCGGTATGTTGGCCACCATGATTCTTGGTGCTGATGGCGTTCAAATGGGTTCTCGATTTGCTGCTTCGGTGGAAAGTTCCGCTCACGAAGATTTCAAAAAAACGATTATCGAACTCAAAGAAGGTGATACCCAACTCACGTTAAAAGAACTGGCTCCGGTTCGTTTGATTAAAAACAAATTCTATAACGACATACAAGAACTTTATGCCCAATGTCCAACCCCCGAAGATTTAAAAATATTATTGGGAAGAGCCAGGGCCAAGCGCGGAATGTTTGAGGGTGATTTAGTAGAAGGCGAATTAGAAATTGGTCAAATTGCCGGGTTAATTCATCAAATTAAACCTGTAAATAGTATAATAGATGAGATAATAGCAGAGTTTAAATTGGCTTCAAAAGAACTGCAACAACTGCCGTTTTAA
- the mnmA gene encoding tRNA 2-thiouridine(34) synthase MnmA, with the protein MKRVVVGLSGGVDSSVAAYLLKEQGYEVIGLFMKNWHDDSVTISNECPWLEDSNDALLVAEKLGIPFQTVDLSEQYKEKIVDYMFNEYEQGRTPNPDVLCNREIKFDVFMKIALSLGADFVATGHYCRKGEIAVDGKQVYQLLAGKDDNKDQSYFLCQLSQEQLAKSLFPIGELTKPEVREIALQLDLVTAEKKDSQGLCFIGKVRLPEFLQQQLQPKEGLIYEIAADNPIYHQATPEFNSLEEQLIFEAKGISYAPENGKVVGKHQGAHYFTIGQRKGLNVGGTKEALFIIATDVKSNAIYTGQGANHPGLFKKTLRVQPSEIHWIRKDLALKTGESMPVMARIRYRQALQKAMLYQFESGLYVAFEEPQSAITEGQFVAWNIGDELVGSGVIS; encoded by the coding sequence ATGAAAAGAGTTGTTGTTGGGCTTTCCGGTGGGGTTGATTCGAGTGTTGCCGCTTATTTGTTAAAAGAACAAGGCTATGAAGTCATTGGTCTTTTTATGAAGAATTGGCACGATGATTCCGTTACCATTTCTAACGAATGCCCGTGGCTCGAAGACAGTAACGATGCACTTTTGGTTGCTGAGAAACTTGGAATTCCTTTCCAAACCGTTGATTTAAGCGAACAATACAAAGAAAAAATCGTTGACTATATGTTCAACGAATACGAGCAGGGGAGAACTCCAAATCCTGATGTGTTGTGCAATCGGGAAATCAAATTTGATGTTTTCATGAAAATCGCTTTGAGTCTGGGTGCTGATTTTGTGGCAACAGGACATTATTGTCGAAAAGGCGAAATAGCTGTAGATGGAAAACAGGTTTATCAACTATTAGCCGGAAAAGACGATAACAAAGACCAATCTTATTTTCTTTGTCAGCTATCACAAGAACAATTAGCCAAATCTTTATTCCCAATAGGGGAGTTGACTAAACCTGAGGTTCGCGAAATAGCACTGCAACTTGATTTAGTTACTGCCGAAAAGAAAGATTCTCAAGGGTTGTGCTTTATCGGGAAAGTGCGTTTGCCTGAGTTTTTGCAACAGCAATTACAACCTAAAGAAGGTTTGATTTATGAAATTGCAGCCGATAATCCAATATACCATCAAGCAACTCCTGAGTTCAATTCCTTAGAAGAGCAATTGATTTTTGAAGCTAAAGGCATTTCTTATGCTCCTGAAAATGGCAAAGTAGTGGGCAAACACCAAGGAGCTCATTATTTTACTATCGGACAACGAAAAGGATTAAATGTTGGTGGAACTAAAGAGGCGCTATTCATTATTGCTACTGATGTGAAATCAAATGCAATTTATACAGGTCAAGGGGCAAATCATCCGGGTTTATTTAAAAAAACGTTGAGAGTTCAGCCGTCTGAAATTCATTGGATTCGAAAAGATTTAGCTTTGAAAACTGGCGAATCAATGCCCGTTATGGCGAGAATCCGTTACCGTCAGGCGTTGCAAAAAGCAATGTTGTACCAATTTGAAAGTGGCTTGTATGTTGCTTTTGAAGAACCACAATCCGCCATTACTGAAGGACAATTTGTTGCTTGGAATATTGGTGATGAATTAGTGGGTTCAGGAGTAATTTCATAA